Proteins co-encoded in one Salvia splendens isolate huo1 chromosome 4, SspV2, whole genome shotgun sequence genomic window:
- the LOC121797785 gene encoding uncharacterized protein LOC121797785 isoform X3 — MAYPPPYEPFYLAAPPPEYNYAPSDRNGINTLFVSGLPDDVKAREIHNLFRSRPGFESCQLKYTGRGNQVVAFATFVNHQSAMAALHSLNGVKFDPQSGSTLHIELARSNSRRKPGSGPYVVTDRRTNSETDARESSSDDEGYISIGRGDGDSDDPYTNPDEGNQDTSAAEKSSKHTGYGHDAQESEQAEKTADGACSTLFIANLGPTCTEEELKQLLLQYQGFNSLKVRARGGMPVAFADFEGVEHATEAMNSLQGSTLPSSDRGGMHIEYARSKMRKP; from the exons ATGGCTTATCCACCGCCGTACGAGCCTTTCTACCTGGCTGCGCCGCCTCCGGAATACAATTACGCTCCTAGTGATAGAAACGGAATCAACACTCTCTTCGTCTCCGGCCTCCCCGACGACGTGAAGGCGCGCGAGATTCACAACCTCTTCCGCAGCCGCCCCGGATTCGAGTCCTGCCAGCTCAAATACACCGGACGTGGCAATCAG GTTGTGGCGTTTGCGACCTTTGTGAATCATCAATCTGCAATGGCAGCCCTGCATTCTCTGAAT GGTGTTAAATTTGATCCTCAATCTGGTTCCACTTTGCACATTGAACTGGCTAGATCAAATTCTAGAAGAAAACCAG GAAGTGGTCCGTATGTTGTCACTGATAGAAGAACGAATTCTGAGACTGATGCTAGGGAATCATCTAGTGACGATG AGGGGTACATATCCATTGGGAGAG GAGATGGTGATTCTGATGACCCATACACCAACCCTGACGAGGGTAACCAAGACACTTCAGCAGCTGAGAAAAG CAGCAAACACACAGGCTATGGCCATGATGCTCAAGAGAGT GAGCAAGCCGAAAAGACAGCAGATGGTGCATGCTCTACATTGTTTATTGCTAATTTAGGTCCAACCTGTACTGAAGAGGAACTGAAGCAACTTCTTTTGCA ATACCAAGGATTCAACAGCCTTAAGGTTCGTGCCAGAGGTGGAATGCCAGTTGCGTTTGCTGATTTCGAG GGAGTTGAACATGCAACTGAGGCAATGAACTCGCTTCAAGGAAGCACGCTGCCATCCTCTGACCGCGGTGGAATGCATATAGA ATACGCAAGGTCGAAAATGAGGAAGCCCTAA
- the LOC121797785 gene encoding protein WHI4-like isoform X5, translating into MAYPPPYEPFYLAAPPPEYNYAPSDRNGINTLFVSGLPDDVKAREIHNLFRSRPGFESCQLKYTGRGNQVVAFATFVNHQSAMAALHSLNGVKFDPQSGSTLHIELARSNSRRKPGSGPYVVTDRRTNSETDARESSSDDGDGDSDDPYTNPDEGNQDTSAAEKSKHTGYGHDAQESEQAEKTADGACSTLFIANLGPTCTEEELKQLLLQYQGFNSLKVRARGGMPVAFADFEGVEHATEAMNSLQGSTLPSSDRGGMHIEYARSKMRKP; encoded by the exons ATGGCTTATCCACCGCCGTACGAGCCTTTCTACCTGGCTGCGCCGCCTCCGGAATACAATTACGCTCCTAGTGATAGAAACGGAATCAACACTCTCTTCGTCTCCGGCCTCCCCGACGACGTGAAGGCGCGCGAGATTCACAACCTCTTCCGCAGCCGCCCCGGATTCGAGTCCTGCCAGCTCAAATACACCGGACGTGGCAATCAG GTTGTGGCGTTTGCGACCTTTGTGAATCATCAATCTGCAATGGCAGCCCTGCATTCTCTGAAT GGTGTTAAATTTGATCCTCAATCTGGTTCCACTTTGCACATTGAACTGGCTAGATCAAATTCTAGAAGAAAACCAG GAAGTGGTCCGTATGTTGTCACTGATAGAAGAACGAATTCTGAGACTGATGCTAGGGAATCATCTAGTGACGATG GAGATGGTGATTCTGATGACCCATACACCAACCCTGACGAGGGTAACCAAGACACTTCAGCAGCTGAGAAAAG CAAACACACAGGCTATGGCCATGATGCTCAAGAGAGT GAGCAAGCCGAAAAGACAGCAGATGGTGCATGCTCTACATTGTTTATTGCTAATTTAGGTCCAACCTGTACTGAAGAGGAACTGAAGCAACTTCTTTTGCA ATACCAAGGATTCAACAGCCTTAAGGTTCGTGCCAGAGGTGGAATGCCAGTTGCGTTTGCTGATTTCGAG GGAGTTGAACATGCAACTGAGGCAATGAACTCGCTTCAAGGAAGCACGCTGCCATCCTCTGACCGCGGTGGAATGCATATAGA ATACGCAAGGTCGAAAATGAGGAAGCCCTAA
- the LOC121797784 gene encoding inactive protein kinase SELMODRAFT_444075-like, which yields MSRDLKKGEKVEKGSSSAMAEKVVVAVKAAKEIPKTALVWALTHVVQPGDCITLLVVISSQSSGRKLWGFPRFAGDCASGHRRSNSYANAELKSDITDYCSQMILQLHDVYDPNKINVKIKLVSGTPIGAVAAEAKKNQANWVVLDKHLKNEEKRCMEELQCNIVVMKRSQPKVLRLNLVGTGRKEQEAVSSDDNKFSEKQENRKDCLNPTRGPLVTPSSSPETFTATEAGTSSVSSSDPGTSPFFITNVKDGLKKEKLLVTKQEREIHESSSDSESETLSSSSSLRFQPWMADIVGSRCQSMDHIGESSGRYSTRMQNPATKALLDKLCKHDDEGGFRSPSYRSTLDFSGNLREAISFSRSAPLGPPPLCSICQHKTPVFGKPPRWFTYAELEHATGGFSQANFLAEGGYGSVHRGVLPDGQTIAVKQHKLASSQGDQEFCSEVDVLSCAQHRNVVMLIGFCIEDGRRLLVYEFICNGSLDSHLYGRHQNTIPWNARQKVAVGAARGLRYLHEECRVGCIVHRDMRPNNILLTHDFEPLVGDFGLARWQPDGETGVETRVIGTFGYLAPEYAQSGQITEKADVYSFGVVLVELVTGRKAVDLNRPKGQQCLTEWARPLLEAYAVDELVDPRLANNYSEGEVYCMLHAASLCIRRDPQTRPRMSQVLRILEGDGTDSGLLMTPGSDVGSRSGRMWSDQRQHQHQHRHQRHMSSELSGRLSSNLSLN from the exons ATGAGTAGAGATTTGAAGAAAGGGGAAAAGGTGGAAAAGGGCTCTTCTTCTGCCATGGCTGAGAAGGTTGTGGTGGCTGTTAAGGCAGCTAAAGAGATTCCTAAGACTGCTCTGGTTTGGGCTCTGACTCATGTTGTTCAGCCTGGGGATTGCATCACTCTTCTTGTTGTCATATCTTCACAGAGTTCTG GTAGGAAATTATGGGGCTTCCCAAGATTTGCTGGCGACTGTGCTAGCGGTCACAGGAGATCAAACTCTTACGCAAATGCAGAGCTGAAATCTGATATTACAGACTATTGCTCTCAAATGATTCTTCAGCTTCATGATGTTTATGATCCAAATAAA ATCAATGTGAAGATAAAACTCGTCTCTGGGACGCCAATTGGAGCAGTCGCTGCAGAGGCGAAGAAAAACCAAGCGAATTGGGTCGTTTTGGATAA ACACCTTAAAAACGAGGAAAAGCGTTGTATGGAAGAACTGCAATGCAACATTGTTGTCATGAAGCGCTCACAACCAAAGGTTCTTCGACTGAATTTAGTCGGGACAGGTAGAAAGGAGCAAGAAGCAGTCAGCTCCGATGACAACAAATTTTCTGAGAAGCAAGAGAACAGAAAGGATTGCCTGAATCCCACTCGTGGACCTCTCGTTACCCCGTCAAGTAGCCCTGAGACGTTCACTGCCACTGAAGCGGGAACGTCGTCAGTTTCAAGCTCCGATCCTGGAACTTCGCCTTTCTTCATCACTAACGTTAAGGATGGCCTGAAGAAGGAGAAGCTGCTCGTTACTAAGCAAGAACGAGAGATTCATGAGTCCAGTTCGGATTCTGAAAGTGAGACTCTGTCTTCGTCTTCCAGTTTGAGGTTTCAGCCATGGATGGCGGACATTGTCGGTTCTCGCTGTCAGTCCATGGACCACATCGGAGAAAGCTCAGGGCGATATAGTACTCGTATGCAAAATCCTGCCACCAAAGCCCTGCTTGATAAGCTGTGTAAGCATGATGATGAAGGTGGCTTCCGATCCCCAAGCTACAGGTCGACTCTTGATTTCAGCGGCAATTTGAGAGAAGCTATTTCGTTTTCGAGATCAGCTCCGCTCGGGCCTCCACCATTATGTTCTATATGTCAACACAAGACGCCAGTATTCGGGAAGCCTCCTAGGTGGTTCACTTACGCTGAACTGGAGCATGCAACGGGAGGGTTCTCCCAAGCAAACTTCTTAGCCGAGGGCGGTTATGGATCTGTCCATAGAGGAGTCCTCCCTGACGGCCAGACAATCGCGGTCAAGCAGCACAAGCTGGCGAGCTCTCAAGGCGATCAAGAGTTCTGCTCGGAAGTTGATGTTCTGAGCTGCGCTCAGCACCGGAATGTTGTGATGTTGATTGGCTTCTGCATTGAGGATGGCAGAAGATTATTGGTGTATGAATTCATCTGCAATGGATCCCTCGATTCTCATCTTTACG GCCGCCATCAGAACACGATACCTTGGAATGCTCGGCAAAAGGTTGCAGTTGGAGCAGCTCGTGGCTTGCGGTATCTTCACGAAGAATGCAGGGTTGGTTGCATCGTGCACCGAGACATGCGCCCCAATAACATCCTCCTTACTCATGATTTCGAACCATTG GTGGGAGACTTTGGTCTAGCTCGGTGGCAACCCGATGGGGAAACAGGAGTCGAAACCAGAGTAATTGGAACGTTTGG GTACCTGGCGCCTGAGTATGCTCAGAGTGGTCAGATAACAGAAAAAGCCGACGTCTACTCATTTGGCGTCGTGCTGGTGGAGCTTGTCACCGGGCGCAAAGCAGTCGACCTCAACAGACCCAAGGGCCAACAGTGCCTCACAGAATGG GCGCGGCCACTCTTGGAAGCATATGCTGTTGATGAGTTGGTAGATCCGAGGCTGGCAAACAACTACTCCGAGGGCGAGGTTTACTGTATGTTGCATGCTGCGTCGCTGTGCATACGTCGGGACCCTCAAACGAGGCCTCGTATGTCTCAG GTGCTTCGGATTTTGGAAGGCGACGGGACGGATTCCGGTCTGCTGATGACACCGGGGTCTGATGTGGGCAGCCGGAGCGGAAGGATGTGGTCTGATCAAcgtcaacatcaacatcaacatcggCATCAACGCCACATGTCAAGTGAATTGTCTGGGCGATTGAGCTCGAACCTCTCTCTTAACTAG
- the LOC121798480 gene encoding PRA1 family protein F2-like, with product MTNYGTIPTSSTPQDTNVNREYISRVKTRFQEGLATRRPWREIADIHSFSLPRSFSEAVARVKTNLVYFSVNYAIVALAIVFLSLLWHPTSLIVFLAMLAVWLFLYFLRDEPLVIFGRLVSDIIVLIVLGVLTIFVLLFTDATTEILSSLLVAVVVVLVHAAVRRTDNLCPDEESAGLLRSASPSS from the coding sequence ATGACGAACTACGGCACAATTCCGACCTCCTCCACCCCGCAGGACACCAACGTCAACCGCGAGTACATCTCCCGCGTCAAGACGCGCTTCCAGGAAGGCCTCGCCACGCGCCGCCCCTGGCGCGAGATCGCCGACATCCACAGCTTCTCCCTGCCGCGGTCCTTCTCCGAGGCGGTGGCGCGCGTGAAGACGAATCTCGTCTACTTCAGCGTGAACTACGCCATCGTCGCGCTCGCGATCGTGTTCCTCAGCCTCCTCTGGCACCCGACCTCTCTCATCGTCTTCCTCGCGATGCTGGCGGTGTGGCTCTTCCTCTACTTCCTCCGCGACGAGCCGCTCGTGATCTTCGGCCGCCTCGTCAGCGACATAATCGTGCTGATCGTGCTCGGAGTGCTCACGATCTTCGTCCTCCTCTTCACCGACGCCACGACGGAGATCCTGAGCTCGCTGCtcgtggcggtggtggtggtgctggTCCACGCCGCCGTGAGGAGGACCGACAACTTGTGCCCCGATGAGGAATCCGCAGGTCTGCTGAGGTCAGCCAGTCCGtcttcttaa
- the LOC121797785 gene encoding uncharacterized protein LOC121797785 isoform X4, whose amino-acid sequence MAYPPPYEPFYLAAPPPEYNYAPSDRNGINTLFVSGLPDDVKAREIHNLFRSRPGFESCQLKYTGRGNQVVAFATFVNHQSAMAALHSLNGVKFDPQSGSTLHIELARSNSRRKPGSGPYVVTDRRTNSETDARESSSDDGDGDSDDPYTNPDEGNQDTSAAEKSSKHTGYGHDAQESEQAEKTADGACSTLFIANLGPTCTEEELKQLLLQYQGFNSLKVRARGGMPVAFADFEGVEHATEAMNSLQGSTLPSSDRGGMHIEYARSKMRKP is encoded by the exons ATGGCTTATCCACCGCCGTACGAGCCTTTCTACCTGGCTGCGCCGCCTCCGGAATACAATTACGCTCCTAGTGATAGAAACGGAATCAACACTCTCTTCGTCTCCGGCCTCCCCGACGACGTGAAGGCGCGCGAGATTCACAACCTCTTCCGCAGCCGCCCCGGATTCGAGTCCTGCCAGCTCAAATACACCGGACGTGGCAATCAG GTTGTGGCGTTTGCGACCTTTGTGAATCATCAATCTGCAATGGCAGCCCTGCATTCTCTGAAT GGTGTTAAATTTGATCCTCAATCTGGTTCCACTTTGCACATTGAACTGGCTAGATCAAATTCTAGAAGAAAACCAG GAAGTGGTCCGTATGTTGTCACTGATAGAAGAACGAATTCTGAGACTGATGCTAGGGAATCATCTAGTGACGATG GAGATGGTGATTCTGATGACCCATACACCAACCCTGACGAGGGTAACCAAGACACTTCAGCAGCTGAGAAAAG CAGCAAACACACAGGCTATGGCCATGATGCTCAAGAGAGT GAGCAAGCCGAAAAGACAGCAGATGGTGCATGCTCTACATTGTTTATTGCTAATTTAGGTCCAACCTGTACTGAAGAGGAACTGAAGCAACTTCTTTTGCA ATACCAAGGATTCAACAGCCTTAAGGTTCGTGCCAGAGGTGGAATGCCAGTTGCGTTTGCTGATTTCGAG GGAGTTGAACATGCAACTGAGGCAATGAACTCGCTTCAAGGAAGCACGCTGCCATCCTCTGACCGCGGTGGAATGCATATAGA ATACGCAAGGTCGAAAATGAGGAAGCCCTAA
- the LOC121797785 gene encoding uncharacterized protein LOC121797785 isoform X2, giving the protein MAYPPPYEPFYLAAPPPEYNYAPSDRNGINTLFVSGLPDDVKAREIHNLFRSRPGFESCQLKYTGRGNQVVAFATFVNHQSAMAALHSLNGVKFDPQSGSTLHIELARSNSRRKPGSGPYVVTDRRTNSETDARESSSDDGVAEGYISIGRGDGDSDDPYTNPDEGNQDTSAAEKSKHTGYGHDAQESEQAEKTADGACSTLFIANLGPTCTEEELKQLLLQYQGFNSLKVRARGGMPVAFADFEGVEHATEAMNSLQGSTLPSSDRGGMHIEYARSKMRKP; this is encoded by the exons ATGGCTTATCCACCGCCGTACGAGCCTTTCTACCTGGCTGCGCCGCCTCCGGAATACAATTACGCTCCTAGTGATAGAAACGGAATCAACACTCTCTTCGTCTCCGGCCTCCCCGACGACGTGAAGGCGCGCGAGATTCACAACCTCTTCCGCAGCCGCCCCGGATTCGAGTCCTGCCAGCTCAAATACACCGGACGTGGCAATCAG GTTGTGGCGTTTGCGACCTTTGTGAATCATCAATCTGCAATGGCAGCCCTGCATTCTCTGAAT GGTGTTAAATTTGATCCTCAATCTGGTTCCACTTTGCACATTGAACTGGCTAGATCAAATTCTAGAAGAAAACCAG GAAGTGGTCCGTATGTTGTCACTGATAGAAGAACGAATTCTGAGACTGATGCTAGGGAATCATCTAGTGACGATG GGGTGGCAGAGGGGTACATATCCATTGGGAGAG GAGATGGTGATTCTGATGACCCATACACCAACCCTGACGAGGGTAACCAAGACACTTCAGCAGCTGAGAAAAG CAAACACACAGGCTATGGCCATGATGCTCAAGAGAGT GAGCAAGCCGAAAAGACAGCAGATGGTGCATGCTCTACATTGTTTATTGCTAATTTAGGTCCAACCTGTACTGAAGAGGAACTGAAGCAACTTCTTTTGCA ATACCAAGGATTCAACAGCCTTAAGGTTCGTGCCAGAGGTGGAATGCCAGTTGCGTTTGCTGATTTCGAG GGAGTTGAACATGCAACTGAGGCAATGAACTCGCTTCAAGGAAGCACGCTGCCATCCTCTGACCGCGGTGGAATGCATATAGA ATACGCAAGGTCGAAAATGAGGAAGCCCTAA
- the LOC121797785 gene encoding uncharacterized protein LOC121797785 isoform X1 — protein MAYPPPYEPFYLAAPPPEYNYAPSDRNGINTLFVSGLPDDVKAREIHNLFRSRPGFESCQLKYTGRGNQVVAFATFVNHQSAMAALHSLNGVKFDPQSGSTLHIELARSNSRRKPGSGPYVVTDRRTNSETDARESSSDDGVAEGYISIGRGDGDSDDPYTNPDEGNQDTSAAEKSSKHTGYGHDAQESEQAEKTADGACSTLFIANLGPTCTEEELKQLLLQYQGFNSLKVRARGGMPVAFADFEGVEHATEAMNSLQGSTLPSSDRGGMHIEYARSKMRKP, from the exons ATGGCTTATCCACCGCCGTACGAGCCTTTCTACCTGGCTGCGCCGCCTCCGGAATACAATTACGCTCCTAGTGATAGAAACGGAATCAACACTCTCTTCGTCTCCGGCCTCCCCGACGACGTGAAGGCGCGCGAGATTCACAACCTCTTCCGCAGCCGCCCCGGATTCGAGTCCTGCCAGCTCAAATACACCGGACGTGGCAATCAG GTTGTGGCGTTTGCGACCTTTGTGAATCATCAATCTGCAATGGCAGCCCTGCATTCTCTGAAT GGTGTTAAATTTGATCCTCAATCTGGTTCCACTTTGCACATTGAACTGGCTAGATCAAATTCTAGAAGAAAACCAG GAAGTGGTCCGTATGTTGTCACTGATAGAAGAACGAATTCTGAGACTGATGCTAGGGAATCATCTAGTGACGATG GGGTGGCAGAGGGGTACATATCCATTGGGAGAG GAGATGGTGATTCTGATGACCCATACACCAACCCTGACGAGGGTAACCAAGACACTTCAGCAGCTGAGAAAAG CAGCAAACACACAGGCTATGGCCATGATGCTCAAGAGAGT GAGCAAGCCGAAAAGACAGCAGATGGTGCATGCTCTACATTGTTTATTGCTAATTTAGGTCCAACCTGTACTGAAGAGGAACTGAAGCAACTTCTTTTGCA ATACCAAGGATTCAACAGCCTTAAGGTTCGTGCCAGAGGTGGAATGCCAGTTGCGTTTGCTGATTTCGAG GGAGTTGAACATGCAACTGAGGCAATGAACTCGCTTCAAGGAAGCACGCTGCCATCCTCTGACCGCGGTGGAATGCATATAGA ATACGCAAGGTCGAAAATGAGGAAGCCCTAA